cgctgtctccctctgctttgctcacTAGCTTTTGATAgctgctctattttttttttctaaccatCTTTATTGAACCTTCTACCACTGGCCAATCAAGCTAGGtcctgctagccgctcttgttagccgctccagcgagtttttgctagccactcttgctcaCTCACTCCTGACGCTAATTAGTTGTAATTATCAGTGCGTGCTTCaaaattgcattctattagttcgccacaagatggcactaaattaTACACATTGTCCCTATGAGAAACgtcaaaatgttgttgtttttccttgatATTTCTGATACATTTGAGAAAATCAGATCTGGATTATTTGCACTTTAGTTGCTATTTCAGAATTAGACATATTATTACTACAACTACCACTACTACGTATGCCCCCATCTGGTTCGGCACCCACAGATTCACCTatctgcttatttatttattgtaagaattatatttatattttattgggGTGAGCCCTCGTGTTTCACAGAAAACGGTTATtgggcgtttttttttattttttaaatattttttgtaggttaaaaatatatctatttcAATATATTTACCAATGAGCGCAGACTTCCGCAAAGGACACATCAgggtttctcttttttttcttctccaggtCGCTGTCAAAGCATGGAGAACGatgcacattattttttatgttataatTGAGATGTCTTTTTGTCAGAGCTATTTGGCCGCATCatgaatttgagtttaaaatggATCTAGATTGTGTTAGCATTCCACATACAGTAACACATAAAATATGTCAACATTGCAGTCATGTTAAAACACTGCAAATAAGAGTGGCGGGTAAAAGGAAGTGTGTTTAACATGGTGTACAGTGTTTAACATATTTGAATTTAATTCCGCTTGAAACGTGAATTATGGTAGTAATTATTCGACCATGGGGGGGAAGTGATTTGAAGCATGTGTTGATGACATGTCGTCTCCATGAAATTAAGACGTCATTCTCATTTCTCAAACATTTGTTTATCTTCACTCTGTTGTTCACCTCGATGGATTCAGGTAAGATCTGATCAGAagtaaaattattcaaaatatcTAAACCTGCTCTCAAAAGGAGGCATTTATTGTTTAAAAGTATTAAGAgcaagaaattaaaaatgtcaatgaatcaatgctgccatctagtgtcaTTTTTGCTGTAGTACAGCTGATACATGGTAACCTAAAGCACTGTCCAACGCAGGTGCAAAACTACCACCAAAAAAAGTACAGCGGCACCTTTATATGCAggctaaataaaatacacatttactACACTCAATTCAGTGTTGGTTTCAActcctttttttgtattgagtacattaaaatgaaaaagcataCAAACAACAAAGCATCAGTATAAAAGACCATCTAAGCCATGTGACTAAAGTCCAGACTTTAAGAGTGTGCAGCCAAAATAACAGACAAGGCAGAGGCCCCAAACTCTTGacatgacaaaatggctgcagtATACAAACTAAAACCTGCATTTATCCGTGAACAGGAGTCAAGTGAGTGAATTCCAAGGAATGcgttaaaagaaaacaaatttagAGTATAACAATGAGAACAGCACTCTACAACACCAAGACAGTCttttgaaatatgaaaataGAACAAGGGGGGCAGggggaaaatacaaataaaaaggaGACAGCTGGGTCAGTGCTTTGATCCACATAGTGATGTGAGACGATTctgttggagagaaaaaaagaaagatgaaaaaaaaaaataataataataataataatgttactcCAATTACAAAGTACTACACTTATTAACATTGCAAATATTTGGCTCAAGTCGAGCAATTTAAATAGGAGTCAAGGCAATGTTTAAAGAAAATttaggaggagggggggggggcagacctGCAATGTCAATCCAGCATAATAGAGACGAGgtgtatatacagtacctgCAAACAGCGCATGCTCCTCAAGGTGGTTTCGCCCAGCTGCGACAGGTCCACTGACTCCATCTGACTGGCCAGCAGCTGAATActctttataataaaaaaaataaaaaaactttgatGTGAGCACAGATTTAGCCAAAACCATATTGCAGGATCGAAAGTGCACTCACCTCTCCATTACCAACTGGAATGTTTATAGTAATTTCTTCGTTGGCGGCCGAGATGGGGGAGCCATTGATGGAAATACTGTAGACCCTCTCCTTGTGACGAGGAATTCTCACACCTGAGGTCTTGGGAAGCCTGAGGTCCAGAAAGTTTGACAGTTAAGCAATGGATTGCGGGGACCTTTTTGACCAAACCATCACAGGGCGACGTCAGGTGCCCGCCACTCATGTGGAGGTTACCTCGGGTCAAAGCGTGGCGTGATCAGAGGAGTCGGGCCCATCAAAGAGGTGTCCAGCAGGGTCCTGGCAGGAGTCACCATGGAATTCTTTGATGATCTAAATTTAGATTCAAATCGATTTTTGTTACATTGCAGACGATGAAAGCATTCTGGTTGGTCACTATTTTTATTCCTCTCGTTATCCATCTGCCACAGAATGCACCGTGGAATCAGCCACAACCTACCTTGTTATTGAAGATTTTTGTTGGCTGACTGACAGAGCTTTTGCTCGCTTTGACGTAGTTGGAGGCTTTCTTGCTGTTTTCCCCTGAGTGGAGAAGAAGTGCTTTCATACGGACGCTGTGCATTTATACAAGAATGGCTTAGACAGTGCACTCAATCAAAACGAGCCATTACCTTCCTTGAAGTTTTCGGTGGTGTGTTTTCATCGTTTAAACCGGATTTGGCCGTACGCTTCTTCGACGCTGGATATCGGGTGACAAGAAATGCAGTTATTGGGTGTGCTTTAGAAAGCATCAAAAAAAGCTAATTATACATTTCTTTTGTCATACTTTTCTTGACAGCTTTGGTTAGGACTCCATGGTCGTCAGCCATAACGTTCTCTACACCTGCTGTCTCCTTTTGCCTCTGTGAACAAACATTACAGATAAGCAAGGTGGCAAGCGGAATATGGAGCCCGAGACACTCAATTGCAACTCGCCTTTGCATCATCCGCTTCCGGGGAATTGAGTTGTTCGAACTCTGCAGATAGACaaggaaaatatttgtttgcttttccaTGCGTAAACTACTACACTATAGGGCGTGTGCATGTTTGAGgggaaaggtgtgtgtgtgtgtgtgggggggggggggggggtgtaatttGATGAATGCCCAGTGtcatcaaaaatattcaaagagGTGTCAAAAAAGTactaataacaaaatatttgtacacTTCCCACCCCGTCTGTCTAACGTTGACAAATTCAAACAATTAAGAGACAATTAATGGCTGGCAACAAATTATTAATgagatactgtactgtacttactGAAATATTCCATCCAACTCATTTTCCTGACACTGGCCGGGAGCTTAATGAGTGCCACGTTATAATTGTTGCGAAGATCTCGCAACATCTGGCTCTTCTTCTCTTGTAATTGTTCAAGTCTTGTATTTACTGTGAAAATCAAAATTAAGTCAGTACAAATGCTTGAAGAACCATCAAAACACAACAATGTGGATATTTTTGACGTGACCGTAAACTCGTCGCTTAGCGCCATttgccatgattttttttgttggcaaTTTCTTGCCAACACCGTATATTTTCTGAGGATTATGCTGGTAATGTCGATAGCAGCCAATCTttggtggcaaaacaaaatgaaaactccgTCAAAAGACACAGAAGTTGGTTGAAGCGTTCAACCGAAGTAAGAACAAAGGAACACAGtctgattgaccaatcagaatcgttcacggcaaaatagcacaagcaggagagttgccgttCACAGCAAAATGCCCACTGCCAACTTGCCAAGACACTAACACCAAATAAGTCAAATGACTTAAACCTGCGATGCACGTGCACTATTACAAATAACCATGTCTAAcgttttcatcacatttttaccTTCACCGTCGAAGTCACTCAAAAATCCTTCGAGTTTGACCATCTTGGGTTGCTTAGTGGGCTTGGTCATTTTCCTGGGAGCCATGCCTGAATGAGGCGAAAAAGCGaaggaaaaaaacgttttaatcaTCAGCTGCATGGATAAAGCTAACAAGTAGCCGAATTTGAGTCGTAACGGTTACGCTCATGTCGTGTTCGTTTGAGCCTAGCATGGAGGTTGCAAGGTATTTTAgcagatacaaatttaaaacC
The sequence above is drawn from the Vanacampus margaritifer isolate UIUO_Vmar chromosome 17, RoL_Vmar_1.0, whole genome shotgun sequence genome and encodes:
- the cdca8 gene encoding borealin; this encodes MAPRKMTKPTKQPKMVKLEGFLSDFDGEVNTRLEQLQEKKSQMLRDLRNNYNVALIKLPASVRKMSWMEYFKFEQLNSPEADDAKRQKETAGVENVMADDHGVLTKAVKKTSKKRTAKSGLNDENTPPKTSRKGKTARKPPTTSKRAKALSVSQQKSSITRSSKNSMVTPARTLLDTSLMGPTPLITPRFDPRLPKTSGVRIPRHKERVYSISINGSPISAANEEITINIPVGNGESIQLLASQMESVDLSQLGETTLRSMRCLQNRLTSLCGSKH